A stretch of Planococcus citri chromosome 5, ihPlaCitr1.1, whole genome shotgun sequence DNA encodes these proteins:
- the LOC135846375 gene encoding protein arginine N-methyltransferase 1-like isoform X1, which translates to MEEYINDLAGFHKPKSTLDHYDDATAAECYYDPYSRLLVHEQILSDYETIETYKAWINSKKDLIKGKIVLDVGCGTGILSMLAAEAGAARVIGIEWSNIADYTEEIIKENYMDDRVFIIKGKVGRAILPYNIRKVDVIISMWMGFSLIQGDRLNAVIQARDKWLAPMGVIIPDRAILYMSAISDHNFREDDIESWKNVYGYNMSCVIDEALKHAYCRVVPPNNMVTNRCKIKEINLLTDSLKNIFKNVNFRLTALRNDHIQAFITHFTVKFSKCDNGLEINTDPLFAPKRWGQTVMYMKDYITIRKKEKIVGTVSFFQCRAVEANPFGKSTKPFETISPTLVPRSSSFLHDLALETGTLVHRLTLLA; encoded by the exons ATGGAAGAGTACATTAACGATTTGGCTGGATTTCACAAACCAAAATCTACTCTGGATCATTATGACGATGCTACGGCGGCCGAATGCTATTACGATCCTTATTCTCGCCTGCTTGTTCACGAACAAATATTGAGCGATTACGAGACCATAGAAACATACAAAGCATGGATCAATAGCAAAAAAGATTTGATAAAG GGTAAAATAGTTCTGGACGTTGGCTGCGGTACAGGAATACTTTCCATGTTAGCTGCAGAAGCCGGAGCTGCTCGAGTTATTGGTATCGAATGGTCCAATATAGCTGATTACACCGAAGAGATCATCAAAGAGAATTACATGGATGATAGAGTTTTTATTATTAAAGGAAAAGTTGGTCGGGCCATTTTACCTTATAATATTCGTAAGGTAGATGTTATCATTTCGATGTGGATGGGTTTCTCCTTGATACAAGGAG ATCGTTTAAATGCTGTTATACAAGCCAGGGATAAATGGCTTGCTCCGATGGGTGTCATAATACCAGATAGAGCCATATTATATATGAGCGCTATTTCTGATCATAATTTCAGAGAAGATGATATCGAATCGTGGAAGAACGTTTACGGTTATAATATGTCTTGCGTTATTGACGAAGCATTAAAGCACGCTTATTGCAGAGTGGTTCCCCCTAACAAT ATGGTTACGAATCGATGTAAAATCAAAGAGATAAATTTACTGACTGATAGCCTCAAGAATATATTCAAGAACGTTAATTTTAGACTGACTGCACTACGTAACGATCACATTCAAGCGTTTATTACCCATTTTACCGTAAAGTTCTCCAAGTGCGATAATGGACTTGAAATAAACACTGATCCTCTATTTGCGCCCAAACGTTGGGGACAAACTGTAATGTACATGAAAGATTATATCACcattcgaaaaaaagaaaagatagtTGGCACTGTTTCTTTCTTCCAG TGTCGAGCTGTTGAGGCAAATCCATTCGGTAAAAGTACGAAGCCATTCGAAACAATTTCGCCAACACTCGTTCCTCGTTCGTCTTCATTTCTTCATGATCTTGCTTTGGAAACCGGTACACTAGTACACCGGCTGACTCTACTGGCGTAA
- the LOC135846373 gene encoding hrp65 protein-like isoform X3, whose product MINFLQCPENTYDLPPKNDAEQKFSSRCRLYVGNLAEITEEEVTEMFKKFGEINECFVNAEKMFAFVRLDYRANAERAKRELDGTMRKNRALKVRFAPVGAAIKVKNLTQWVTNELLEYAFSVFGEIERAQILVDDRGNSLKEGIVEFARKPTALLALRRCAEGCFFLTSSLRPAIVEPYDVIDDVDGFPEKSITRKPQEYIKSREVGPRFANQASFEYEYGTRWKQLYDLYKQKEDALKRELKAEEEKLEAQMEYARFEHETEMLREQLRKREMDRDRQKIEWELKERQADEQRRMDDDMMRRHTDDLSMRMHHQKDDMRRRQQENNMFIQAHQIKMEDRAGPNGNFEQGKFDTDVNVRELKSAGPGNAPGISCAG is encoded by the exons ATGATAAACTTTCTACAATGTCCTGAAAACACTTACGATCTTCCACCCAAAAATGATGCCgaacaaaaattctcatctcgATGCAGATTATACGTCGGAAACTTGGCTGAAATCACCGAAGAAGAAGTTACTgagatgttcaaaaaattcggaGAAATTAACGAGTGTTTCGTTAACGCTGAAAAAATGTTCGCATTCGTTCGTCTG GACTACCGTGCTAATGCTGAAAGAGCTAAACGCGAACTTGATGGCACGATGAGAAAGAACCGAGCACTTAAAGTTCGGTTTGCACCGGTCGGTGCAGCTATTAAAGTGAAAAATCTTACTCAATGGGTTACGAATGAACTATTGGAATACGCTTTCTCTGTTTTTGGTGAA ATTGAACGTGCCCAAATACTCGTCGATGACCGTGGTAATTCGTTGAAAGAAGGTATTGTCGAATTCGCTCGCAAACCTACTGCTTTACTCGCATTGCGCCGATGCGCCGAAGGGTGTTTCTTCTTAACCAG TTCCTTGAGACCAGCGATCGTTGAACCGTACGATGTCATCGATGATGTTGATGGTTTCCCTGAGAAATCAATTACTCGAAAACCTCAGGAATACATCAAATCTCGTGAA GTCGGTCCTCGTTTCGCTAATCAAGCTTCTTTCGAGTACGAATACGGTACTCGTTGGAAACAACTGTACGATCTGTATAAACAGAAAGAAGATGCGCTGAAACGCGAATTGAAAGCTGAAGAAGAGAAACTCGAAGCTCAAATGGAGTATGCCAGATTTGAACACGAAACTGAAATGCTCAGAGAAC aACTTAGAAAACGTGAAATGGATCGAGATCGTCAAAAGATCGAATGGGAATTGAAAGAACGTCAAGCTGACGAACAGAGAAGGATGGACGATGATATGATGAGAAGACACACCGATGATTTGAGCATGCGTATGCATCATCAAAAAGACGATATGAGACGGAGACAACAAGAAAACAATATGTTTATTCAG GCCCATCAAATCAAAATGGAAGATCGTGCTGGTCCAAACGGAAATTTTGAACAAGGTAAATTCGACACAGATGTTAACGTAAGAGAGTTGAAATCTGCAG gtcCTGGAAATGCGCCTGGG
- the LOC135846375 gene encoding protein arginine N-methyltransferase 1-like isoform X3: MEEYINDLAGFHKPKSTLDHYDDATAAECYYDPYSRLLVHEQILSDYETIETYKAWINSKKDLIKGKIVLDVGCGTGILSMLAAEAGAARVIGIEWSNIADYTEEIIKENYMDDRVFIIKGKVGRAILPYNIRKVDVIISMWMGFSLIQGDRLNAVIQARDKWLAPMGVIIPDRAILYMSAISDHNFREDDIESWKNVYGYNMSCVIDEALKHAYCRVVPPNNMVTNRCKIKEINLLTDSLKNIFKNVNFRLTALRNDHIQAFITHFTVKFSKCDNGLEINTDPLFAPKRWGQTVM, from the exons ATGGAAGAGTACATTAACGATTTGGCTGGATTTCACAAACCAAAATCTACTCTGGATCATTATGACGATGCTACGGCGGCCGAATGCTATTACGATCCTTATTCTCGCCTGCTTGTTCACGAACAAATATTGAGCGATTACGAGACCATAGAAACATACAAAGCATGGATCAATAGCAAAAAAGATTTGATAAAG GGTAAAATAGTTCTGGACGTTGGCTGCGGTACAGGAATACTTTCCATGTTAGCTGCAGAAGCCGGAGCTGCTCGAGTTATTGGTATCGAATGGTCCAATATAGCTGATTACACCGAAGAGATCATCAAAGAGAATTACATGGATGATAGAGTTTTTATTATTAAAGGAAAAGTTGGTCGGGCCATTTTACCTTATAATATTCGTAAGGTAGATGTTATCATTTCGATGTGGATGGGTTTCTCCTTGATACAAGGAG ATCGTTTAAATGCTGTTATACAAGCCAGGGATAAATGGCTTGCTCCGATGGGTGTCATAATACCAGATAGAGCCATATTATATATGAGCGCTATTTCTGATCATAATTTCAGAGAAGATGATATCGAATCGTGGAAGAACGTTTACGGTTATAATATGTCTTGCGTTATTGACGAAGCATTAAAGCACGCTTATTGCAGAGTGGTTCCCCCTAACAAT ATGGTTACGAATCGATGTAAAATCAAAGAGATAAATTTACTGACTGATAGCCTCAAGAATATATTCAAGAACGTTAATTTTAGACTGACTGCACTACGTAACGATCACATTCAAGCGTTTATTACCCATTTTACCGTAAAGTTCTCCAAGTGCGATAATGGACTTGAAATAAACACTGATCCTCTATTTGCGCCCAAACGTTGGGGACAAACTGTAAT GTGA
- the LOC135846376 gene encoding uncharacterized protein LOC135846376, producing the protein MKTSYPVLLNLFRFQYRLITNSCPLSVQEQNKEASTVNRLYRLYCTPAISDVTSKKIESVVGLQIGLSYVSWARIETKTNFLSHLNFLSLPVDMNKMELHQIYTVAHKTLNTIPSADCYVMENLPKIVSASSGKLQLTLQATRMQLISMLVAMLNMKSDESYQPVMFIKPRVTARLFNLLIGSETVSSHGVISKLLVESSMKPFTPITCCPDALKFYNQSQNVDKEILGQAFLVTVSFAELMLYKNQECYKILLGDSKKNLLCNFSIFSVIISII; encoded by the exons ATGAAAACCTCCTATCCTGTGTTACTGAATCTTTTTAGATTTCAGTATAGGTTAATAACTAATTCCTGTCCATTAAGCGTTCAAGAGCAGAATAAAGAAGCTTCAACGGTAAACCGATTGTACAGATTGTATTGTACTCCAGCAATAAGTGATGTCACATCAAAA AAAATTGAAAGCGTAGTTGGATTACAAATCGGTCTCAGTTATGTGAGTTGGGCGCGAATTGAAACCAAAACAAATTTCCTTTCTCATCTGAATTTCCTAAGTTTACCAGTTGACATGAATAAAATGGAACTTCATCAAATTTATACTGTG gcTCATAAAACTTTAAACACTATACCGTCAGCTGATTGTTACGTAATGGAAAATCTGCCGAAGATTGTATCAGCATCGAGTGGGAAATTACAATTGACTTTACAAGCTACTCGTATGCAGTTGATCTCGATGTTGGTTGCGATGCTTAATATGAAATCGG ATGAAAGCTATCAACCTGTGATGTTCATTAAACCACGTGTAACTGCAAGAttgtttaatttattaattggTTCAGAAACAGTTTCCTCGCACGGAGTTATATCCAAGTTATTAGTTGAATCTTCCATGAAGCCATTCACACCCATTACATGTTGTCCTGATGCTCTTAAGTTTTACAACCAATCTCAAAACGTCGACAAAGAAATATTAGGGCAAGCTTTTCTTGTTACTGTTAGTTTTGCAGAACTGATGctttataaaaatcaagaatgctacaaaatattattgggcgattcgaaaaaaaacctgttgtgtaatttttccatattttctgTGATAATAAgcataatttaa
- the LOC135846375 gene encoding protein arginine N-methyltransferase 1-like isoform X2, whose translation MEEYINDLAGFHKPKSTLDHYDDATAAECYYDPYSRLLVHEQILSDYETIETYKAWINSKKDLIKGKIVLDVGCGTGILSMLAAEAGAARVIGIEWSNIADYTEEIIKENYMDDRVFIIKGKVGRAILPYNIRKVDVIISMWMGFSLIQGDRLNAVIQARDKWLAPMGVIIPDRAILYMSAISDHNFREDDIESWKNVYGYNMSCVIDEALKHAYCRVVPPNNMVTNRCKIKEINLLTDSLKNIFKNVNFRLTALRNDHIQAFITHFTVKFSKCDNGLEINTDPLFAPKRWGQTVMYMKDYITIRKKEKIVGTVSFFQVNKDHRLLGIFIGMFFRGAITGEVKKTHSYIINV comes from the exons ATGGAAGAGTACATTAACGATTTGGCTGGATTTCACAAACCAAAATCTACTCTGGATCATTATGACGATGCTACGGCGGCCGAATGCTATTACGATCCTTATTCTCGCCTGCTTGTTCACGAACAAATATTGAGCGATTACGAGACCATAGAAACATACAAAGCATGGATCAATAGCAAAAAAGATTTGATAAAG GGTAAAATAGTTCTGGACGTTGGCTGCGGTACAGGAATACTTTCCATGTTAGCTGCAGAAGCCGGAGCTGCTCGAGTTATTGGTATCGAATGGTCCAATATAGCTGATTACACCGAAGAGATCATCAAAGAGAATTACATGGATGATAGAGTTTTTATTATTAAAGGAAAAGTTGGTCGGGCCATTTTACCTTATAATATTCGTAAGGTAGATGTTATCATTTCGATGTGGATGGGTTTCTCCTTGATACAAGGAG ATCGTTTAAATGCTGTTATACAAGCCAGGGATAAATGGCTTGCTCCGATGGGTGTCATAATACCAGATAGAGCCATATTATATATGAGCGCTATTTCTGATCATAATTTCAGAGAAGATGATATCGAATCGTGGAAGAACGTTTACGGTTATAATATGTCTTGCGTTATTGACGAAGCATTAAAGCACGCTTATTGCAGAGTGGTTCCCCCTAACAAT ATGGTTACGAATCGATGTAAAATCAAAGAGATAAATTTACTGACTGATAGCCTCAAGAATATATTCAAGAACGTTAATTTTAGACTGACTGCACTACGTAACGATCACATTCAAGCGTTTATTACCCATTTTACCGTAAAGTTCTCCAAGTGCGATAATGGACTTGAAATAAACACTGATCCTCTATTTGCGCCCAAACGTTGGGGACAAACTGTAATGTACATGAAAGATTATATCACcattcgaaaaaaagaaaagatagtTGGCACTGTTTCTTTCTTCCAGGTGAATAAAGATCACCGTTTATTGGGTATTTTTATCGGAATGTTTTTCAGAGGTGCTATTACCGGAGAAGTAAAGAAAACGCATAGTTACATAATCAATGTTTAA